One part of the Thermomicrobiales bacterium genome encodes these proteins:
- a CDS encoding fumarylacetoacetate hydrolase family protein: MDYTSAAERLEQAWRTRELIQPLSRSAGMATIDDAYAVQSRWNALREAAGERVVGRKIGLTSKAMQEQAGFDRPDFGRLWASRHVAATNGHAEIETSLFLQPRIEGEIAFLLKSPLSGEVSIEEVLAATEAVAPSFEIVDSRFERRDFQVIDTIADNASFGAFTIGQWGQGMLRGDLRDVPMTLQQNGEVVVTGTGADSLGHPASAVAWLAATLSSYGETLQAGDWILSGSLGRAIPVNRGDAFHLQIGEEQALEIIFI, from the coding sequence ATGGACTACACATCTGCGGCAGAGCGCCTTGAGCAGGCATGGAGGACCCGCGAGCTGATCCAGCCGCTGAGCCGGAGCGCCGGGATGGCGACCATTGACGATGCCTACGCGGTGCAGAGCCGCTGGAACGCTCTGCGCGAGGCTGCGGGCGAGCGAGTTGTCGGCCGCAAGATCGGTCTGACAAGCAAGGCGATGCAGGAGCAGGCCGGCTTCGACCGACCCGATTTCGGCCGCCTCTGGGCATCACGCCACGTTGCCGCCACCAACGGCCACGCCGAAATCGAGACGAGTCTGTTCCTGCAGCCACGCATCGAGGGTGAGATCGCCTTCCTGCTGAAATCACCGCTGAGCGGTGAGGTGTCGATCGAAGAGGTTCTCGCTGCCACCGAAGCAGTTGCCCCGTCGTTTGAGATCGTCGACAGTCGCTTCGAGCGCCGCGACTTTCAGGTGATCGACACTATCGCCGACAACGCCTCCTTCGGCGCGTTCACGATCGGGCAATGGGGGCAGGGGATGCTACGTGGCGACCTGCGTGACGTGCCGATGACGTTGCAGCAGAACGGCGAGGTCGTGGTCACCGGCACCGGCGCGGACAGCCTCGGCCACCCAGCCAGCGCCGTCGCCTGGCTGGCGGCGACACTCAGCAGCTACGGCGAGACCCTGCAAGCGGGCGACTGGATCCTCTCCGGCTCCCTCGGACGCGCCATCCCGGTCAATCGTGGCGATGCATTCCACCTGCAAATCGGCGAGGAGCAGGCATTGGAGATCATCTTTATCTAA
- the mutS gene encoding DNA mismatch repair protein MutS: MVITPARQQYLQLKAEQPDAILLYRMGDFYEMFDEDAHTAARVLGITLTSREFGRAGRVPMAGIPYHALNGYLRRFLRAGYRLAICEQLSEPGKGLVERGITRVLSSGTIDDPALLDAGRPNLLLSLVVHGALVGLAWVDVSTGACEYRALPVDDLTALATFVDQLDPAEIVGPEADDLEIDTRIAIRPIAGEWTIDAATRLLESRFPGCEPIRPAAALAVAVLITYLERGQPALLKALEAPLPYQTDGIMVLDRQTRLNLEIDLRSRERHDLFGLLNRTHTAPGARRLRALLNRPLLDRDALGRRLDAVEELVGDTPLRSGVAKALSGLLDLERLAARVATGAARANELLALADTLDGAERVRAVLRGRAESTLLVELAADIAALPDVRDRIRAELDNGSSRLLRTGIDRRLDLIYAAIDRDRDGIAAMERSERERTGIRTLKVGYNKVFGYYLEITRAHRDKAPADYIRKQTLTNAERFVTPALKEAESRIVANEERAAELESELFARLVRELGESVAVIRTTAAALATIDALVALATVAVEQRFVRPALDDSTVLHIEGGRHPIVERQLPYGEFVPNDTRLNEDAPVVILTGPNMAGKSTWLRQVALIVFLAQIGSFVPADRARIGLVDRIFTRIGAHDDLANGRSTFMVEMLETATILHHATERSLVVLDEIGRGTSTEDGVAIAGAVVEHLIEWVGARTLFATHFRELAEIAAENNRVVALQTAIKQHPDGLVFLHAIVPGIAEAAFGLEIARLAGLPTSVIQRAQTSFGKMTRQIPTVEAARSSAADVVRERVANDVLAVDLANTTPLAALNLLASWQQRLRAADDEPIGPRALLVAEDQRAAQAD; the protein is encoded by the coding sequence ATGGTCATCACTCCAGCACGCCAGCAGTATCTGCAATTGAAGGCCGAGCAGCCGGACGCGATCCTGCTGTATCGCATGGGCGACTTTTACGAGATGTTCGACGAGGACGCGCACACGGCTGCGCGCGTCCTTGGCATCACGTTGACATCGCGCGAGTTCGGCCGAGCCGGTCGCGTGCCGATGGCCGGCATTCCCTACCACGCGCTGAACGGCTATCTGCGACGCTTCCTGCGCGCGGGTTACCGACTGGCGATCTGCGAGCAGCTCTCGGAGCCGGGTAAGGGTCTCGTCGAGCGCGGTATCACTCGCGTGCTCTCGTCCGGCACGATCGACGACCCTGCCCTGCTCGATGCCGGACGACCGAACCTGCTGCTATCTCTGGTTGTGCACGGCGCGCTGGTCGGGCTGGCCTGGGTCGACGTCTCAACTGGCGCATGCGAGTACCGCGCCTTGCCGGTCGACGACCTAACCGCGCTGGCCACCTTTGTTGACCAACTGGACCCGGCCGAGATTGTCGGTCCGGAGGCGGACGACCTCGAGATCGATACCCGCATCGCCATCCGGCCAATCGCTGGCGAGTGGACGATCGACGCCGCGACGCGACTACTGGAGAGCCGTTTCCCGGGTTGCGAGCCGATCCGTCCCGCCGCAGCGCTGGCGGTCGCCGTCCTCATCACCTATCTTGAGCGCGGCCAGCCTGCCCTGCTAAAGGCGCTGGAAGCACCGCTGCCGTACCAGACCGACGGCATCATGGTGCTGGATCGGCAGACGCGGCTGAACCTGGAGATTGACCTGCGCTCGCGCGAGCGCCACGATCTGTTCGGTTTGCTGAACCGCACGCACACTGCACCGGGAGCACGCCGTCTCCGCGCGCTGCTCAATCGACCGCTGCTGGATCGCGACGCGCTTGGCCGACGGCTGGACGCCGTCGAGGAGCTGGTCGGCGATACGCCGCTGAGGTCCGGCGTCGCGAAGGCGCTGAGCGGGTTGCTTGATCTGGAGCGGCTGGCGGCTCGGGTCGCGACCGGTGCGGCGCGGGCGAATGAGTTGCTGGCGCTGGCGGACACGCTCGACGGTGCCGAACGGGTGCGCGCAGTCCTGCGGGGGCGGGCCGAGTCGACACTTCTGGTCGAGCTGGCCGCCGACATCGCCGCGCTCCCAGATGTTCGCGACCGCATTCGCGCCGAGCTCGATAACGGATCGTCGCGCCTGCTGCGCACCGGCATCGACCGCCGCCTCGACCTGATCTACGCCGCCATCGACCGCGACCGCGACGGCATCGCCGCGATGGAGCGCAGCGAGCGCGAGCGCACCGGCATTCGCACGCTGAAGGTCGGCTACAACAAGGTATTCGGCTACTACCTGGAGATCACCCGCGCGCACCGCGACAAAGCCCCGGCCGACTACATTCGCAAGCAGACGCTGACGAACGCCGAGCGCTTCGTCACCCCGGCGCTCAAGGAGGCCGAGAGCCGCATTGTCGCCAACGAGGAGCGCGCGGCGGAGCTTGAGTCAGAACTGTTTGCGCGGCTGGTTCGTGAGCTGGGCGAGTCGGTCGCCGTCATTCGCACGACGGCGGCAGCGCTCGCGACAATCGACGCGCTAGTCGCGCTCGCGACAGTCGCTGTCGAGCAGCGCTTTGTCCGGCCGGCGCTGGACGACTCGACGGTGCTGCACATCGAAGGCGGTCGGCATCCAATTGTCGAACGGCAGCTCCCGTACGGGGAGTTCGTGCCAAATGACACGCGGCTCAACGAAGACGCGCCGGTTGTCATCCTGACCGGCCCGAACATGGCCGGCAAATCGACCTGGCTGCGGCAGGTCGCGCTGATCGTCTTTCTGGCGCAGATCGGCTCGTTCGTCCCGGCGGACAGAGCAAGGATCGGGCTGGTCGATCGCATCTTCACCCGCATTGGCGCGCACGATGACCTGGCGAACGGGCGGTCGACGTTCATGGTTGAGATGCTGGAGACGGCGACGATTCTGCACCACGCGACCGAGCGCTCCCTGGTTGTGCTGGACGAGATCGGACGTGGCACAAGTACGGAGGACGGCGTCGCGATTGCCGGGGCGGTGGTCGAGCATCTGATCGAGTGGGTCGGCGCACGGACACTGTTCGCCACGCACTTTCGGGAGCTGGCGGAGATCGCCGCCGAGAACAACCGGGTCGTGGCTTTGCAGACGGCGATCAAACAACATCCGGACGGGCTGGTCTTCCTGCACGCGATCGTCCCCGGCATCGCCGAGGCCGCCTTCGGGCTGGAAATCGCCCGGCTGGCCGGCTTGCCGACGTCGGTCATTCAGCGCGCGCAGACATCGTTTGGCAAGATGACGCGGCAGATCCCAACCGTCGAGGCTGCGAGATCAAGCGCGGCGGACGTGGTGCGCGAGCGCGTTGCCAATGACGTGCTGGCCGTCGACCTGGCCAACACGACGCCGCTGGCTGCATTGAACCTGCTGGCGAGCTGGCAGCAGCGCCTGCGCGCCGCAGATGACGAGCCGATCGGGCCGCGTGCGCTGCTCGTCGCCGAAGACCAGCGCGCCGCGCAGGCTGACTGA
- the mutL gene encoding DNA mismatch repair endonuclease MutL — protein MAIRVLPPALVQRIAAGEVITQPRAAVRELIDNALDADSTRVEIEIVSGGYDLIVVHDNGHGIAAEDGDLLFARHATSKLASADGLDAVRTLGFRGEALASLAAVGDVEVSTRHADEQVGFRLTSGGALSPLARQTGTTVTVRQLFSRYPVRREAATPVTEARAIRRLITQLALIRPKVSWVLRVDGRMVLLTTGGGLRNVLMTLEGDKARHLLDLGPLDVDGVRIQGLADGPNPTSGRSDGILLSVNGRLCDVPELRRAIARAYAEVLPRQRTPRVILTIEVDPARVDANVHPAKERVAIHDVAAITGPLFGELRAMLGRTAHSVSGQRSLALDLGRLTSSGMAEDRGHYAANGWQTRNIPAGSLPALRVVGQIADTLIVCESEIGTLLIDQHRAHERVIYERLMAGESVEADEPVRIAIPPRFVSALEACTADALLSGWRWTEFGLDDVLVTAAPVDMEPADLPDVLAQLSAEPKHDIAAAAACHAALRKRRPLSPTTAVALIEALTQTRTPATCPHGQPIVLNLDHDFLERQFGWR, from the coding sequence ATGGCGATCCGCGTTCTGCCGCCCGCGCTCGTTCAGCGCATCGCCGCCGGTGAGGTGATTACGCAGCCGCGCGCAGCCGTCCGCGAGCTGATCGACAACGCGCTCGATGCCGACTCCACCCGGGTGGAGATCGAGATCGTCTCCGGCGGCTACGATCTGATCGTCGTGCATGACAACGGGCACGGCATCGCGGCGGAAGATGGGGACCTCCTCTTCGCCCGCCACGCAACCAGCAAGCTGGCAAGCGCCGATGGGCTGGACGCCGTCAGGACGCTCGGCTTCCGGGGCGAAGCGCTCGCCAGCCTGGCAGCGGTCGGCGATGTCGAGGTCAGCACGCGGCACGCCGATGAGCAGGTCGGCTTCCGGCTCACGAGCGGCGGAGCGCTGAGTCCGCTCGCACGTCAGACCGGCACGACCGTCACCGTCCGGCAGCTCTTCTCGCGCTACCCGGTACGGCGCGAGGCAGCGACGCCGGTGACCGAGGCTCGCGCCATTCGGCGGCTGATCACGCAACTAGCGCTGATCCGACCGAAGGTCAGCTGGGTGCTCCGCGTTGATGGCCGCATGGTGCTGCTGACGACCGGTGGCGGACTGCGCAACGTCTTGATGACGCTGGAAGGGGACAAGGCACGGCATCTGCTGGATCTCGGACCTCTTGACGTCGACGGCGTGCGAATCCAGGGACTGGCTGACGGACCGAACCCGACCAGCGGACGGAGCGACGGTATCCTGCTGTCGGTCAATGGGCGGCTGTGCGACGTGCCGGAGCTACGGCGCGCCATCGCCCGCGCCTACGCCGAGGTACTACCACGACAGCGGACGCCGCGCGTCATTCTGACCATTGAGGTTGACCCGGCGCGGGTTGACGCGAATGTCCATCCGGCCAAGGAGCGCGTTGCCATCCACGATGTCGCGGCGATCACCGGACCGCTGTTTGGGGAACTACGGGCGATGCTCGGGCGAACCGCCCACAGCGTCAGTGGCCAGCGGTCATTGGCGCTCGACCTCGGTCGGCTGACCAGTAGCGGGATGGCCGAAGACCGTGGCCACTACGCAGCCAACGGCTGGCAGACGCGCAACATCCCGGCGGGATCGCTTCCGGCACTGCGGGTTGTCGGGCAGATCGCCGACACGCTGATCGTCTGCGAATCGGAGATCGGCACGTTGCTGATCGACCAGCACCGCGCCCACGAGCGAGTTATCTACGAGCGGCTAATGGCCGGGGAGTCGGTTGAGGCGGACGAGCCGGTGCGCATCGCCATCCCTCCGCGGTTCGTGTCGGCGCTCGAAGCCTGCACGGCAGACGCCCTGCTATCTGGCTGGCGCTGGACCGAATTCGGGCTGGACGATGTCCTGGTGACCGCCGCTCCAGTGGACATGGAGCCTGCTGACCTGCCGGACGTTCTGGCGCAGTTGTCTGCAGAGCCGAAGCACGACATCGCAGCGGCGGCAGCCTGCCACGCTGCGCTGCGCAAGCGGCGGCCACTGTCGCCGACAACAGCCGTCGCGCTCATTGAAGCGCTGACGCAGACGCGCACACCGGCGACCTGCCCGCACGGCCAGCCGATCGTCCTCAACCTCGATCACGACTTCCTGGAGCGCCAGTTCGGCTGGCGCTAA
- a CDS encoding Xaa-Pro peptidase family protein → MELSGISHRIAKAQELMAERGLDFLFISPSSDMIYMFDGPSHASERLALVIIPQSGRPEVVVPQLEYSRFADKASIAGIHTWPETAQPVDLVAELLSGIEKPKVAISDKMWSVFLVRMLEAIPNATYSSATPIIRELRMVKDEDEIEKLRVAAAAADRAWDEFATTASIIGKTEREAATMLTELRRKHGLDITGIGICASGPNGANPHHSTGDRVLQEGDAVVFDFGGTIDNYHADVTRTVFLGEPTDEYRKVYETVLQANREAVGAYRLGNTCQDVDRVARKIITDAGYGEYFIHRLGHGLGLDGHEEPYLVEGNDLPLRVGMVFSDEPGIYLPGKFGVRIEDSVVVREDGGEVINHSNRELTVMS, encoded by the coding sequence ATGGAACTGAGTGGTATTTCGCACCGTATCGCCAAAGCGCAGGAATTGATGGCCGAGCGCGGCCTCGACTTTCTGTTCATCTCCCCGTCCTCCGACATGATCTATATGTTCGACGGGCCATCCCACGCGAGCGAGCGGCTGGCGTTGGTCATCATCCCGCAGAGCGGTCGGCCGGAGGTCGTCGTTCCGCAGCTGGAGTATTCGCGGTTCGCCGACAAGGCCTCGATCGCTGGCATCCACACCTGGCCGGAGACCGCCCAGCCGGTCGATCTGGTTGCCGAACTGCTGAGCGGCATCGAGAAGCCGAAGGTCGCGATCAGCGACAAGATGTGGAGCGTCTTCCTCGTTCGGATGCTCGAAGCTATCCCCAACGCGACCTATAGCAGCGCAACGCCGATCATCCGCGAGTTGCGGATGGTGAAGGATGAGGACGAGATCGAGAAGCTGCGCGTTGCTGCGGCGGCAGCAGATCGCGCCTGGGACGAATTCGCAACCACAGCCAGCATCATCGGCAAGACTGAGCGAGAAGCGGCCACGATGCTTACCGAATTGCGGCGCAAGCACGGGCTGGACATTACCGGCATCGGCATCTGCGCCAGCGGCCCGAACGGGGCGAATCCGCATCACTCGACTGGCGACCGTGTGCTGCAGGAGGGCGATGCGGTTGTCTTCGACTTTGGCGGGACGATCGATAATTACCACGCCGATGTCACCCGCACCGTCTTCCTCGGCGAGCCAACCGACGAGTACCGCAAGGTCTACGAGACTGTCCTGCAGGCGAACCGCGAGGCAGTTGGCGCGTATCGGCTCGGCAACACCTGCCAGGATGTGGACCGAGTCGCGCGCAAGATCATCACTGATGCTGGCTATGGCGAGTACTTCATCCACCGGCTGGGCCACGGCCTCGGTCTCGACGGACATGAGGAGCCGTACCTCGTCGAAGGCAACGATCTGCCGCTGCGCGTCGGCATGGTGTTCAGCGATGAGCCGGGGATCTACCTGCCCGGCAAGTTTGGCGTGCGGATCGAGGATTCAGTCGTCGTGCGAGAGGATGGCGGCGAGGTTATCAACCACAGCAACCGCGAGTTAACGGTGATGTCGTAG
- a CDS encoding ABC transporter substrate-binding protein codes for MTDLLKTSLYQRLSRRLFLGGAAASAVGLLVACGGDDDEEATSTPSSSGEATSSTGGGEATESAGETETTGSPEASGGTPTQGGSILIGTLGEANTINPIAASQSEDYFRCSLIYEQLVRLDPATYEPQPSLAASWEVADLTYTFTLHDNIKFSDGSDLTADDIAFTLQAMLDTANASPRQSRLFSIEGAQEFADGSATEVSGVKVVDPTTLEVTLAEPDASILFNFYYVRPLPKALLEGKDLSKASTDPFFQNPVGAGPFKFVSWSVGSDFVGERNEHYYQEGKPYLDKFTHRTITDSQALVNSLLSGDIDGSVYPSPSGADQLKANEDLEVLVPPFGSPDGWIFNFQNEYLAKKEVRQAIAYALNMDQFSQDSLYGLGAPGTGPVAPGNFVYDNTLEPHPFDMDQAQTLLDQAGTPPSGIRFMVNQGNVLREDFLTYTQAQLSKLGWEIEPVVIEYATAVDQVINRSYDVAESQMVGAGITIDPGDLASYYQTDGSANYSGYSNPDLDALFDQARQATDVDEQKDLYAQIQQILVEDMPATFSWYRPYLHVVKKKFQGYVDSNLSNGLFAELENVYIVEG; via the coding sequence ATGACTGATCTGCTCAAGACGTCTCTGTACCAACGGTTGTCCCGGCGTCTGTTTCTGGGAGGGGCTGCGGCATCAGCTGTTGGGCTGCTCGTCGCCTGCGGAGGTGATGACGACGAAGAGGCAACGTCGACCCCGTCGTCATCCGGCGAGGCAACCTCGTCAACCGGTGGCGGTGAAGCGACTGAATCGGCTGGCGAGACGGAGACGACCGGCTCGCCGGAGGCGTCCGGCGGCACGCCGACGCAGGGTGGCAGCATCCTGATCGGCACGCTCGGCGAGGCGAACACCATCAACCCGATCGCCGCCAGCCAGTCGGAGGACTACTTCCGCTGCAGCCTGATCTACGAGCAGCTCGTCCGGCTCGACCCGGCGACCTACGAGCCGCAGCCCAGCCTCGCTGCATCGTGGGAAGTCGCCGACCTGACCTACACCTTCACCCTGCATGACAACATCAAGTTCTCCGATGGCTCGGACCTGACCGCTGACGACATTGCCTTCACGTTGCAGGCGATGCTCGATACGGCCAACGCCAGCCCGCGCCAGTCGCGCCTGTTCTCAATTGAGGGCGCGCAGGAGTTCGCCGATGGTTCGGCAACCGAAGTCTCCGGTGTCAAGGTGGTTGATCCGACGACGCTGGAAGTGACGCTGGCTGAGCCGGACGCTTCAATTCTGTTCAACTTCTATTACGTCCGGCCGCTGCCGAAAGCCCTGCTGGAGGGCAAGGACCTGTCGAAGGCATCGACCGATCCGTTCTTCCAGAATCCGGTCGGCGCAGGACCGTTCAAGTTCGTGTCGTGGTCGGTCGGCAGCGACTTTGTCGGCGAGCGCAACGAGCACTACTATCAGGAGGGCAAGCCCTACCTGGACAAGTTCACGCACCGCACGATCACCGACTCGCAGGCGCTGGTGAACTCGCTGCTATCCGGCGACATCGACGGCTCCGTCTATCCCAGCCCATCCGGTGCTGACCAATTGAAGGCCAACGAGGATCTGGAAGTGCTGGTGCCGCCGTTCGGCTCGCCAGACGGCTGGATCTTCAACTTCCAGAACGAGTATCTGGCCAAGAAGGAGGTGCGACAGGCGATCGCCTACGCGCTGAATATGGACCAGTTCTCGCAGGACTCGCTGTACGGCCTCGGCGCACCGGGCACCGGACCGGTCGCACCCGGTAACTTCGTGTACGACAACACGCTGGAGCCGCATCCGTTCGACATGGATCAGGCGCAGACACTCCTCGATCAGGCAGGAACGCCGCCGTCTGGCATTCGATTCATGGTCAACCAGGGCAACGTCCTGCGCGAGGACTTCCTGACCTACACCCAGGCGCAGCTCTCCAAGCTGGGCTGGGAGATCGAGCCGGTCGTCATCGAATACGCGACGGCGGTCGATCAGGTCATCAACCGCTCCTACGACGTCGCCGAGAGTCAGATGGTCGGTGCCGGTATCACCATCGATCCGGGCGATCTCGCCTCGTACTATCAGACCGACGGCTCAGCCAACTACTCGGGCTACAGCAACCCCGATCTGGATGCGCTGTTCGATCAGGCACGGCAGGCAACAGATGTCGACGAGCAGAAGGATCTCTACGCGCAGATCCAGCAGATCCTCGTTGAGGACATGCCGGCCACGTTCTCGTGGTATCGGCCGTACCTGCACGTCGTCAAGAAGAAGTTCCAGGGCTATGTCGACAGCAACCTGTCGAACGGCCTGTTCGCCGAGCTGGAGAACGTCTACATCGTTGAGGGGTAA
- a CDS encoding ABC transporter permease yields MSSGILRYAIRRILGAIPLLLGLSLVMFGLVHIAPGDPIQSMISPDNTDPAFIEQARKNYGLDKPLPVQYVIYIGKLARGDFGRAITFNGKPVLELIKERASATIILQVVSLAIALLIAIPLGVLSATRQYSLLDNTTTVGSFIGLALPNFWLALLLQFYLSVKLGWLPAISTDVNNAALLGKVKYSVMPVAVLAFPSVAYFARFMRSAMLEVINQDYMTMARAKGLSDRKVLYRHGFRNALIPMITVTGLQVSRILGGSVIIEKIFAWPGLGSLAYDAITQRDYPVILGVTIIAGAFVIMVNLIVDLLYVVVDPRVSLTR; encoded by the coding sequence ATGTCGAGCGGAATCCTGCGTTATGCAATCCGCCGCATTCTTGGAGCGATCCCTCTTTTGCTGGGTCTCAGCCTGGTGATGTTCGGGCTCGTCCACATCGCGCCGGGCGACCCGATTCAGTCGATGATCTCGCCCGACAACACCGACCCGGCATTCATCGAGCAAGCCCGGAAGAACTACGGGCTGGATAAGCCGCTGCCGGTGCAGTACGTGATCTACATTGGCAAGTTGGCGCGCGGAGACTTCGGACGCGCGATCACATTCAATGGAAAGCCTGTTCTCGAACTCATCAAGGAGCGAGCCAGCGCGACGATCATTCTGCAGGTCGTGTCGCTGGCCATCGCGTTGCTGATCGCGATCCCGCTCGGCGTTCTCTCGGCGACGCGGCAGTACAGTCTGCTCGACAACACAACAACGGTCGGCTCGTTCATTGGGCTGGCGCTGCCGAACTTCTGGCTAGCGCTCCTGCTGCAGTTCTATCTGAGCGTGAAGCTGGGCTGGCTGCCAGCGATCAGTACGGACGTCAACAATGCCGCGCTGCTAGGCAAGGTCAAGTATTCGGTTATGCCAGTAGCGGTGCTGGCGTTTCCATCGGTCGCCTACTTCGCGCGATTCATGCGTTCGGCGATGCTGGAAGTCATCAATCAGGACTACATGACGATGGCGCGCGCCAAGGGGCTGAGCGATCGTAAGGTGCTTTACCGCCACGGGTTCCGCAACGCGCTGATCCCGATGATCACCGTCACCGGCCTGCAGGTGTCGCGCATCCTCGGCGGCTCGGTCATCATCGAGAAGATCTTCGCCTGGCCGGGCCTTGGGTCGCTGGCGTATGACGCGATTACCCAGCGCGACTATCCGGTGATCCTCGGCGTCACCATCATCGCCGGGGCGTTCGTCATCATGGTCAACCTCATCGTCGACCTGCTCTACGTCGTCGTCGATCCGCGCGTGTCGCTGACACGGTAG
- a CDS encoding ABC transporter permease: MAELQSTSELRNQAQPEHEASSRSRPVLHRFMQNKLAVAGMVVIVFMYAVAIAAPVIQRYDYREITPGARNLPPSSEHWLGTDRNGRDTYSRLVYGSRVSLAVGFVAVAIVMTIGTSFGALAGYFGGWVDGILMRFTDVLLSIPQILLLIAAAALFRPSLKTTVIVIGVTSWPGAARLIRGQFLSLRDQEYVTAARTIGAPPFRIIMRHLMPNAMAIIIVETTLWLSYAILLEASLSYLGLGVQIPTPSWGNMLQDGQRELLVGAWWLTFFPGLAIFMTALAFNLVGDGLRDAFDPRQRRR, from the coding sequence GTGGCAGAGCTGCAATCAACCAGCGAGCTGAGGAATCAGGCACAGCCAGAGCACGAGGCCAGCAGTCGTTCGCGACCTGTGCTGCATCGCTTCATGCAGAACAAGCTCGCGGTCGCGGGCATGGTAGTCATCGTCTTCATGTACGCGGTGGCAATCGCTGCGCCGGTCATTCAGCGCTACGACTACCGTGAGATCACGCCAGGCGCGCGCAACCTGCCGCCCTCTTCGGAGCACTGGCTGGGCACCGACCGCAATGGGCGCGACACCTACTCGCGGCTGGTCTACGGCTCGCGCGTGTCGCTGGCGGTCGGCTTCGTCGCGGTCGCGATCGTGATGACGATCGGCACGTCGTTCGGCGCGCTGGCCGGGTACTTCGGTGGCTGGGTCGATGGCATCTTGATGCGATTTACCGACGTGCTTCTGTCAATACCGCAGATCCTCTTACTGATCGCGGCAGCGGCATTGTTCCGGCCCAGCCTGAAAACGACCGTCATCGTGATCGGCGTCACATCGTGGCCCGGCGCAGCCCGCCTGATCCGCGGCCAGTTCCTGTCGCTGCGCGATCAGGAGTACGTCACCGCAGCGCGGACGATTGGCGCACCGCCATTCCGCATCATCATGCGGCATCTGATGCCGAACGCGATGGCGATCATCATCGTCGAGACAACGCTCTGGCTGTCGTATGCGATTCTGTTGGAGGCCAGTCTGTCGTACCTCGGACTCGGTGTGCAGATACCTACACCGTCGTGGGGCAACATGCTGCAGGACGGCCAGCGTGAGCTGCTCGTCGGCGCGTGGTGGCTGACGTTCTTCCCCGGTCTGGCGATCTTCATGACCGCGCTCGCATTCAATCTCGTTGGCGATGGCTTGCGCGATGCATTCGACCCACGCCAACGCCGGCGGTGA